The following are encoded in a window of bacterium genomic DNA:
- a CDS encoding NapC/NirT family cytochrome c: protein MIDLRRLTVLAVAPALILSSAIAQEKKAGDAALGTRKYADYEKPQVCGSSCHVDFYQQWTQSMMSQAYTHHWDEIEYFKLAVPHAEKDQKVAGVKAGCNGCHSPIAFHAGDVPPPKPEMNSRANESVSCDVCHTMTGFEGDTPYNFNFISEPGRVKYGPRPGAVSPAHETRVSEFLKTAEFCGTCHNEKSPYDVWVKSTHLEWKEGPYAKQGVRCQDCHMTYAPGHNASMGPALPNVAQHLFHGAHDPGKVRGTVELRVHPDVRELEPGERMKITVALFNQKTGHKFPSGSSEERLVWLHVEATDAEGNVYHLPVDKKGFAGEEYTIAANTLAYQDMGIALNDPNFAGIQRDGVPVGDRIFRLPYFDPQGRMTIQQWNTAAQGPDYRIGPRETKLETFTWTVPANAAPGKMVIKAVLNYQKLPTPVAEFLGVPMEEAEIVAVNDHATTITVLP from the coding sequence ATGATTGACTTGAGGAGGTTGACCGTTCTGGCCGTTGCACCGGCTTTGATTTTGTCCTCTGCGATCGCGCAGGAGAAGAAGGCCGGTGACGCAGCATTGGGCACGAGGAAATACGCGGACTACGAAAAGCCGCAGGTCTGCGGCAGCTCGTGCCACGTCGATTTCTACCAGCAGTGGACGCAGTCAATGATGTCACAGGCGTACACGCATCATTGGGACGAAATCGAATACTTCAAGCTCGCCGTACCGCACGCCGAGAAGGATCAGAAAGTCGCGGGTGTCAAAGCCGGCTGCAACGGCTGCCACAGCCCCATTGCCTTTCACGCCGGTGATGTGCCGCCGCCCAAGCCCGAGATGAACAGCCGCGCCAATGAATCGGTATCCTGCGATGTGTGCCACACGATGACCGGCTTCGAGGGCGACACGCCGTACAACTTCAACTTCATCTCCGAACCCGGGCGCGTGAAATATGGGCCGCGGCCGGGCGCCGTCTCGCCCGCCCACGAGACGCGTGTTTCAGAGTTTCTCAAGACCGCGGAATTCTGCGGCACCTGCCACAATGAGAAATCTCCGTATGACGTTTGGGTGAAGTCCACGCACCTGGAATGGAAAGAGGGGCCTTATGCCAAACAGGGCGTGCGCTGCCAGGATTGCCACATGACCTACGCGCCCGGCCACAACGCCTCCATGGGCCCGGCGCTGCCGAATGTGGCGCAGCATCTCTTTCACGGCGCGCATGATCCCGGCAAAGTACGCGGCACCGTCGAGCTGCGGGTGCATCCCGATGTACGCGAATTGGAGCCGGGCGAGCGCATGAAAATCACCGTGGCGCTGTTCAATCAGAAAACCGGCCACAAATTCCCCTCCGGCTCGTCCGAAGAACGGCTGGTGTGGCTGCACGTGGAAGCCACGGATGCCGAGGGCAATGTTTATCACCTGCCGGTGGACAAGAAAGGCTTCGCGGGCGAGGAATACACCATTGCCGCCAATACCCTGGCCTATCAAGACATGGGCATCGCACTCAATGATCCGAATTTCGCCGGCATTCAGCGGGACGGCGTACCGGTCGGCGACCGCATCTTCCGACTGCCCTATTTCGATCCGCAAGGCCGGATGACGATCCAACAGTGGAACACGGCGGCGCAGGGACCCGACTATCGCATCGGACCGCGTGAAACCAAGCTGGAGACGTTCACCTGGACCGTTCCCGCCAATGCCGCGCCGGGAAAGATGGTGATCAAGGCCGTGTTGAACTATCAAAAATTGCCCACGCCGGTGGCGGAATTCCTGGGCGTGCCCATGGAAGAGGCTGAGATCGTGGCGGTCAATGATCACGCCACGACGATCACTGTATTGCCCTGA
- a CDS encoding cytochrome c-type biogenesis protein CcmH has product MLNKMSRAYLTAAFLGMLASTTWAQPTTMASQPPSPGDSLRVVADQEIKQIAGKLMAPCCWSQTADVHQSEAADQIQAQIRTALQQGHTEKEIIAGFVATYGERILATPEASGFNLMVWILPILALPVGGWILWRYLRRVRPVAATAPAAKPTPADNSYEARFEREFAESDR; this is encoded by the coding sequence ATGTTGAACAAAATGAGTCGGGCATACTTGACCGCTGCGTTTTTGGGAATGCTGGCCTCGACAACCTGGGCGCAACCTACGACCATGGCGAGTCAGCCGCCCAGCCCGGGTGATTCCCTGCGCGTGGTAGCAGACCAGGAAATCAAGCAGATTGCGGGCAAACTCATGGCGCCGTGCTGCTGGTCGCAAACCGCGGATGTGCATCAATCCGAAGCCGCCGATCAAATCCAGGCGCAAATTCGCACGGCTTTGCAGCAGGGCCACACGGAAAAGGAGATTATCGCGGGATTCGTGGCGACTTACGGCGAGCGCATTCTGGCAACACCCGAAGCCTCCGGCTTCAATTTGATGGTTTGGATTCTGCCGATTCTTGCTCTGCCGGTGGGCGGCTGGATTCTCTGGCGCTATTTGCGCCGCGTGCGACCGGTCGCGGCGACAGCACCGGCAGCCAAGCCGACTCCGGCCGACAACAGCTACGAAGCGAGATTCGAGCGCGAGTTTGCGGAGTCTGACCGCTGA